The following are encoded together in the Blautia obeum ATCC 29174 genome:
- a CDS encoding DUF3847 domain-containing protein, producing MTKPKTLEQLRAEKERAETQLLQEQHKLERLENRKKYLEKGERTKRTHRLCNLGGTIESLAPEVKDLTRTEMTELMEHIFSLSEVQRAVRHMAITHISQANREKELKADGTISSERHAD from the coding sequence ATGACAAAACCGAAAACCCTTGAACAGCTCCGAGCCGAAAAGGAACGAGCCGAGACGCAGCTTTTACAGGAACAACACAAGCTGGAGCGTCTGGAGAATAGAAAGAAGTATCTGGAGAAAGGTGAACGCACCAAGCGCACACACCGCCTTTGCAATCTGGGCGGCACGATTGAGAGCCTTGCCCCGGAGGTCAAAGATCTCACACGCACCGAAATGACAGAGCTGATGGAACACATCTTTTCCCTGTCCGAAGTCCAGCGAGCCGTCCGTCACATGGCGATTACCCACATCAGCCAAGCAAACAGAGAAAAGGAGTTGAAAGCCGATGGCACTATTTCATCTGAGCGTCACGCAGACTAA
- a CDS encoding ATP-binding cassette domain-containing protein, which yields MFMIIIRGLNKAFGEKIIFSNFNLEIPDGSFVVISGDSGSGKSTLLNMIGGIEKPDSGSIIIEGLNITRLKNKNSFFADTVGFLFQNFALLENKTVKENLSLIKKSSRTKVSLKEALNRVGLSKEVNKKVYQLSGGEQQRVALARLMMKKCSVVLADEPTGSLDKKNRDIVMRLLHELNEEGKTVIIVTHDQGIIEDEPYVVKI from the coding sequence ATGTTTATGATTATAATTCGTGGCTTAAATAAAGCATTTGGAGAGAAAATAATTTTCTCTAACTTTAATTTAGAAATTCCGGATGGAAGTTTTGTAGTAATCAGCGGCGATAGCGGCAGTGGAAAAAGCACTTTACTCAATATGATTGGTGGTATCGAAAAACCGGATAGCGGCAGTATCATAATCGAAGGGCTGAATATTACCCGGCTTAAAAATAAAAACAGTTTTTTTGCGGATACAGTGGGGTTTCTTTTTCAGAATTTTGCACTGCTTGAAAATAAGACAGTTAAAGAAAATTTAAGTTTGATTAAAAAATCAAGCCGAACTAAAGTATCACTTAAAGAAGCTCTTAATCGTGTGGGGTTATCAAAGGAAGTTAACAAAAAAGTTTATCAGCTTTCCGGTGGTGAACAACAGAGAGTTGCTTTAGCTCGTCTTATGATGAAAAAATGTTCTGTTGTTTTGGCAGATGAACCTACTGGCTCACTTGACAAGAAAAATAGAGATATTGTTATGAGGTTATTGCACGAACTCAATGAAGAAGGTAAAACGGTTATCATTGTTACCCACGATCAGGGTATTATTGAAGATGAACCTTATGTTGTGAAAATCTGA
- a CDS encoding DUF4368 domain-containing protein, which translates to MLADVKNLITDKVSELKRADQKKLFLANFPYLMFAYFFNKIAWLYRVNTGATSWDKFMNTITYFELAFQNLWPSLNHIDLLCGIAGGVAVKLIIIYRTKNARKYRLGVEYGSARWGTEKDIRPYADPEFENNIILTETESLTMSSRPKNPKYARNKNILVIGGSGSGKTRFFVKPNIMQMHSSYVITDPKGTVLLEVGSMLAKGSPMTDENGKIVRDKEGKVIYEPYKIKVLNTINFKKSMHYNPFVYIRSEKDILKLVTTIIANTKGEGQQSGEDFWVKAEKLYYCALIGYIWYEGREEEKNFNTLLEMINVSEAREDDENFKNPVDLMFDELEQKDPNHFAVRQYKKYKLAAGVVCSKRLLNQAVGKSLRTHNLKPKKGAQVMRKNEKITALYERLSRDDFGKDDDQQRESNSISNQKAMLEEFAARQGFTNIVHFTDDGISGTCFDRPGFLAMMKEVEAGNVEYLCIKDMSRMGRDYLKVGQIMEILRQRGVRLIAINDGVDSARGDDDFTPFRNIMNEYYARDTSRKIRSTFQSKGKSGKHLTGTVIYGYLWNEARDQWLVDPEAAEVVKRIFAMTIEGYGPYQIASKLKEEKILIPSAYLAQHGEGVNKNKTFKDVYGWGSSTICNLLEKREYLGHTINFKTRKHFKDKKSHYVPEDEWTIFENTHEAIIDQQTFDLVQKIRGNVRRYPDGWGEAAPLTGLLYCADCGGKMYVHRTNNGKRISQYTCSQYSKVPVGKLCTTQHRINEDVVLSLVSEMLKAIAEYAKHDRAEFVRVVQEAQSSQQTAEVKKQRTRLATAKQRVSELEVLLCKIYEDNILGKLSDSRYATLDAQYEKEQSELTAEISVLEKAVKSYEKHEKDADRFIALIDKYENFDKLTIAMLNEFIEKILVHERDRKGSIQTTQEVEIYFNFVGRFVPPAFGEVELTPEELEEIRKREERKDRLHQNYLKRKASGAQKRYEDKIKGRKKAEIEAKKAAIRAEDIAKGVFVPVSSLPQREPMKGVQTA; encoded by the coding sequence ATGCTTGCAGATGTGAAAAATCTGATTACGGACAAGGTAAGTGAATTGAAGAGGGCAGATCAGAAAAAGCTGTTTTTAGCTAATTTCCCCTATCTGATGTTTGCCTATTTTTTCAATAAGATTGCCTGGTTGTATCGGGTAAACACCGGAGCAACTTCCTGGGATAAATTTATGAATACCATTACTTATTTTGAACTGGCATTTCAGAATCTCTGGCCAAGTTTGAATCATATAGATTTGTTGTGTGGAATCGCAGGCGGCGTGGCTGTAAAGCTTATTATTATTTACCGCACGAAAAATGCCAGGAAATATCGGCTGGGTGTGGAGTATGGTTCTGCCAGATGGGGAACAGAAAAAGATATACGACCATATGCTGATCCTGAATTTGAAAATAATATTATTCTCACAGAAACAGAGAGTCTTACTATGTCAAGCAGACCAAAGAATCCGAAATACGCCAGGAATAAAAACATTCTGGTAATTGGCGGTTCCGGTTCTGGAAAAACCAGATTTTTTGTAAAGCCTAACATTATGCAGATGCACAGCTCCTATGTGATTACTGATCCAAAGGGAACTGTGCTTCTGGAGGTTGGCAGTATGCTGGCAAAAGGCAGTCCGATGACGGATGAGAATGGAAAAATCGTGCGGGACAAAGAGGGAAAAGTTATATACGAACCATATAAAATCAAAGTTTTGAATACAATTAATTTCAAAAAATCCATGCACTATAATCCATTTGTATATATCCGCAGTGAAAAAGATATTCTAAAACTGGTAACAACCATTATTGCTAATACCAAAGGTGAAGGGCAGCAATCAGGTGAGGATTTTTGGGTAAAGGCGGAAAAACTCTATTATTGTGCCCTGATTGGTTATATCTGGTATGAAGGCAGGGAAGAAGAAAAGAATTTTAATACTCTGTTGGAAATGATCAATGTGTCAGAAGCCAGGGAAGATGATGAGAATTTCAAGAATCCAGTAGATCTGATGTTTGATGAGCTGGAGCAGAAAGACCCGAACCATTTTGCAGTAAGGCAGTACAAAAAATACAAGTTGGCTGCCGGTGTTGTATGCTCTAAAAGACTTCTTAATCAAGCGGTTGGGAAGTCTCTTAGAACACACAACCTAAAACCGAAGAAAGGAGCGCAAGTTATGAGAAAAAACGAGAAAATCACTGCTCTGTACGAACGACTGAGCCGTGATGACTTTGGCAAAGATGATGACCAGCAGCGTGAGAGCAACTCCATATCCAATCAAAAAGCAATGTTGGAGGAGTTCGCCGCACGGCAGGGTTTTACAAACATTGTCCATTTCACGGACGATGGCATTAGCGGCACCTGCTTTGACCGTCCCGGATTTTTAGCAATGATGAAAGAAGTGGAAGCCGGGAATGTGGAGTACCTGTGTATCAAGGACATGAGCCGCATGGGTCGTGACTATCTGAAAGTCGGTCAGATTATGGAAATCCTGCGTCAGCGTGGCGTTCGCCTTATCGCCATCAATGACGGCGTGGACAGTGCCAGAGGGGACGATGATTTTACCCCTTTCCGCAACATTATGAACGAGTATTACGCCAGAGACACCAGCCGTAAAATCCGTTCCACTTTCCAGTCCAAAGGCAAGTCCGGCAAGCACCTCACAGGCACAGTCATTTACGGCTATCTCTGGAACGAAGCCAGAGACCAATGGTTGGTTGACCCCGAAGCCGCAGAGGTGGTCAAGCGTATCTTTGCCATGACGATTGAGGGCTACGGTCCGTATCAGATCGCCAGCAAGCTGAAAGAAGAAAAAATCCTCATTCCGTCCGCTTACCTTGCCCAGCACGGCGAGGGCGTGAACAAGAATAAGACTTTCAAAGATGTGTACGGCTGGGGTTCTTCCACCATCTGCAACCTTCTTGAAAAGCGTGAATATCTGGGACACACCATCAATTTCAAGACCCGAAAGCACTTCAAGGACAAGAAAAGCCATTATGTCCCGGAGGACGAATGGACGATTTTCGAGAATACCCATGAAGCTATCATTGACCAGCAGACCTTTGACCTTGTGCAGAAAATCCGTGGGAATGTCAGACGCTACCCGGACGGCTGGGGCGAAGCGGCTCCCCTCACAGGCTTGCTTTATTGTGCCGATTGCGGCGGCAAGATGTATGTCCACCGTACCAACAACGGCAAGCGTATTTCTCAATATACCTGTTCCCAATACAGCAAAGTCCCAGTTGGAAAGCTCTGCACGACACAGCACCGTATCAATGAAGATGTGGTACTGTCCCTTGTCTCTGAAATGCTCAAAGCCATTGCCGAGTATGCGAAGCATGACCGAGCCGAGTTTGTCCGTGTGGTGCAGGAAGCGCAGTCCAGCCAGCAGACGGCAGAGGTCAAGAAACAGCGGACACGCCTTGCCACCGCAAAGCAGAGAGTTTCCGAGCTGGAAGTCCTGCTCTGTAAAATCTATGAGGACAACATTTTAGGAAAGCTGTCCGACAGCAGATACGCCACTCTGGACGCTCAATACGAAAAGGAACAGTCCGAGCTTACCGCTGAAATCTCTGTTCTGGAAAAGGCAGTCAAGAGCTATGAGAAGCACGAAAAGGACGCTGACCGTTTTATCGCTCTGATTGATAAATATGAGAACTTCGACAAGCTGACCATTGCTATGCTCAACGAGTTTATCGAGAAAATCCTTGTGCATGAGCGTGACCGCAAGGGCAGTATTCAGACCACACAGGAGGTCGAGATTTACTTCAATTTCGTGGGTCGTTTCGTTCCCCCTGCGTTTGGCGAAGTGGAGCTTACCCCGGAGGAATTAGAGGAAATCCGCAAGCGTGAGGAACGCAAGGACAGGCTCCACCAGAACTACTTGAAGCGGAAAGCCAGCGGAGCGCAGAAGCGATACGAGGACAAAATCAAGGGGAGAAAAAAGGCAGAAATCGAAGCCAAGAAAGCCGCTATTCGTGCGGAGGATATTGCAAAGGGAGTGTTCGTCCCTGTCAGCAGTTTACCGCAGAGAGAGCCGATGAAAGGAGTACAAACAGCATGA
- a CDS encoding TnpV protein: MNITYTQNGDYLIPNIVIRKTKPLGHYGRLRKAYLEMHRPILFNELVLSDKLFEHCAEIDEAARNRMELIVRSLAEQNGVTEQLKAKNQMEWVRQMNACKAQAEEIVKAELIYD; the protein is encoded by the coding sequence ATGAATATCACTTATACACAGAACGGCGATTATCTTATCCCGAACATCGTTATCCGCAAGACCAAGCCCCTCGGACACTACGGCAGACTTCGCAAGGCGTATCTGGAAATGCACCGTCCGATACTGTTCAATGAGCTGGTGCTATCCGACAAGCTCTTTGAGCATTGCGCCGAGATTGACGAAGCGGCACGAAACCGCATGGAGCTGATCGTGCGGTCACTGGCAGAGCAAAACGGCGTGACCGAGCAACTAAAAGCCAAAAACCAAATGGAATGGGTGCGGCAGATGAACGCTTGCAAGGCACAGGCAGAGGAGATTGTGAAAGCGGAATTGATTTATGATTGA
- a CDS encoding PcfB family protein yields MQEEVTQKTIALSVKTARVTADVLKNMLRKYLSGQKQKGKNPYKVGKQSYKELKSQGSGLSNIEITDGNIKSFERVAKKYRLDFALKKDSSTKPPTYYVFFKGQDTEMMNLAFKKYLGVQMNKKDKPSIMEKLMHFKDAVSKGKNRERAREQQKDRGQSL; encoded by the coding sequence TTGCAGGAAGAAGTTACACAGAAAACAATCGCATTGTCGGTTAAAACTGCAAGAGTGACTGCCGACGTGTTAAAAAATATGCTGCGGAAGTATCTGTCAGGACAGAAGCAAAAGGGAAAGAATCCTTATAAGGTTGGAAAACAGTCATACAAAGAATTGAAAAGCCAGGGTTCTGGTTTATCCAATATTGAAATCACAGATGGAAATATCAAGTCCTTTGAGCGTGTGGCGAAAAAATACCGTTTAGATTTTGCCTTGAAAAAAGACAGTTCGACCAAGCCACCGACCTACTATGTGTTCTTTAAAGGGCAGGATACAGAAATGATGAATCTGGCATTTAAGAAATATTTGGGTGTCCAGATGAACAAAAAGGATAAGCCATCTATTATGGAAAAACTTATGCACTTTAAGGATGCTGTGTCTAAAGGAAAGAACAGAGAACGAGCAAGAGAACAGCAGAAAGACAGAGGGCAGAGTTTATGA
- a CDS encoding bacteriocin-associated integral membrane family protein: MKHIRNILLLITIIFAFVMQAEVYQNMLWNFNGAYYLSSRYTTTNDDMDSFLANAEDTAEKHGVHIFSTFNQRVSNYQTRLYIYGDDTVVRDSLKSTMDIEEKTYTALIGGITVIEFEDFREAKNTGNGQEIMVSYIGDDDDIIATYQDLAKEYSISQPEFWQSTETDMMFIVWGLVAILMIVLNMIEVIRRQKEVVVRASLGENAAVIALKAVVADMISYAALFVLAKLLVSQFISGAYEDHLILAVYCAGAVLSVIPYAAFVRFDVKKAFANASDKKGMFYLLNGLKVFATAMTIFTITTNLSSIQGNLLTNTTLLENHYNDYYFGVMQIEPPFEENEEESKESKFWNDLYENEYNTINPVVCIGSRISDTDNYIFVNHNARDMLQGFSDMLTEDDEKEDIVVFVPKGRNAESYKDIAKEEIGSLTQNAEELRVVYKEYSGREQFYYLNSNREEAIDGLSRVTNPIVIYQANEAVALNGSYIETGTYNGEVIYGCDESTIRSVAKKYSEQLGSHYFMLTNVGEDYIYSHSFLVKLIGFISSLCVLVLLLDIAIIISEVKMEFRLNAMEISLKKVLGYRFYERHKRFISVNLLENIAVVILICIVSIFISNASVGIALLIGALLTIIEMAIIFTNIMWVEKTNISKSLKGGCL, from the coding sequence ATGAAACATATAAGAAATATATTGCTGTTGATTACGATTATTTTTGCTTTTGTTATGCAAGCTGAAGTATATCAAAATATGCTCTGGAACTTTAATGGTGCTTATTATTTATCGTCCAGATACACAACTACTAATGACGATATGGATTCATTTTTAGCCAATGCAGAAGATACAGCTGAGAAGCATGGTGTTCATATTTTTTCGACTTTTAATCAGAGAGTTTCTAATTATCAGACAAGACTTTATATTTATGGTGATGATACCGTTGTTCGGGATAGTCTTAAAAGCACAATGGATATTGAGGAAAAAACATATACGGCTTTGATAGGTGGAATCACCGTAATAGAATTTGAAGATTTTAGAGAAGCAAAAAACACAGGCAATGGACAGGAAATAATGGTCAGCTATATCGGTGATGATGATGACATTATTGCCACATATCAAGATTTGGCAAAAGAATATTCTATATCGCAGCCAGAGTTTTGGCAATCAACCGAAACTGATATGATGTTCATTGTTTGGGGCCTGGTTGCCATATTGATGATTGTACTTAATATGATTGAGGTGATACGCAGGCAAAAGGAAGTAGTTGTACGAGCTTCTCTGGGCGAAAATGCTGCTGTGATTGCTCTAAAAGCTGTAGTGGCTGATATGATTTCATATGCTGCATTATTCGTCTTAGCAAAGTTGCTTGTTTCTCAATTTATATCGGGAGCGTATGAAGATCATCTCATTTTGGCAGTGTATTGTGCCGGAGCAGTTCTTTCCGTAATTCCTTATGCTGCTTTTGTCCGCTTTGATGTAAAAAAAGCCTTTGCCAATGCTTCAGATAAAAAAGGTATGTTTTATCTTCTGAACGGTCTTAAAGTATTTGCTACTGCTATGACAATTTTTACAATAACTACAAATCTCAGTAGCATTCAAGGTAATTTACTTACAAACACTACTCTTTTAGAAAATCATTATAATGATTATTATTTTGGAGTTATGCAGATTGAACCTCCTTTTGAAGAAAATGAGGAGGAATCCAAAGAGAGCAAATTTTGGAATGACCTTTACGAAAATGAATACAACACGATAAATCCGGTGGTCTGCATAGGCAGCCGGATAAGCGATACGGATAATTATATTTTTGTAAATCATAATGCCAGAGATATGCTACAAGGGTTTTCTGATATGCTTACTGAAGATGATGAAAAAGAGGATATCGTGGTCTTCGTGCCAAAGGGAAGAAATGCGGAATCATACAAAGATATCGCAAAAGAGGAAATTGGTTCTCTTACCCAAAATGCAGAAGAACTGCGTGTTGTTTATAAAGAATATTCTGGCAGAGAACAATTTTATTATCTCAATTCGAACAGAGAAGAGGCTATTGACGGATTGTCAAGAGTAACAAATCCGATTGTGATTTATCAGGCAAATGAGGCTGTTGCTTTAAATGGAAGTTATATCGAAACAGGAACATATAATGGTGAGGTAATCTACGGATGCGATGAAAGCACAATTCGCAGTGTTGCGAAAAAATATTCAGAACAGCTTGGTTCACACTATTTTATGCTGACGAATGTCGGAGAGGATTACATTTATAGTCATAGTTTCCTCGTGAAACTGATTGGCTTTATAAGCTCTCTTTGCGTATTAGTATTGCTGTTAGATATCGCTATCATCATATCTGAAGTGAAAATGGAATTTAGACTTAATGCGATGGAAATCTCCCTCAAAAAGGTTTTGGGCTATCGCTTTTATGAAAGGCACAAAAGATTTATTTCCGTTAATCTCTTAGAAAATATAGCCGTTGTGATATTGATTTGCATTGTTTCAATTTTTATATCTAACGCAAGTGTCGGGATTGCTTTACTGATTGGAGCGTTGCTCACCATTATTGAAATGGCAATCATTTTCACAAATATTATGTGGGTTGAAAAAACAAATATCTCAAAGTCATTGAAGGGAGGATGTTTATGA